In uncultured Campylobacter sp., a genomic segment contains:
- a CDS encoding F0F1 ATP synthase subunit A, translating to MLKDIFLFGGLISYDHTFIYLFYFFLVVAIIVAVALCSTRSLQLVPHGMQNIAEAYLSGVLTIGKDAMGSEEQAKKYLPLIATLGFVIFFSNVIGLVPGFESPSASLNLTLSLTLCVWLYYHFEGVREHGVINYLKHFMGPVKILAPFMFVIEIVSHFSRVVSLSFRLFGNIKGDDTFLLVMLTLAPALVPMVPFALLTFMAILQTFIFMVLSYVYLAGAVIVDEH from the coding sequence ATGCTAAAAGACATCTTCCTTTTCGGCGGTTTAATTTCTTACGACCACACTTTTATCTACCTTTTTTACTTCTTTTTGGTCGTCGCTATCATCGTAGCCGTCGCGCTTTGCTCCACTCGCTCGCTTCAGCTTGTGCCCCACGGCATGCAAAACATCGCCGAAGCCTACCTAAGCGGCGTACTAACGATCGGTAAGGATGCGATGGGCAGCGAGGAACAAGCCAAAAAATATCTTCCGCTAATCGCAACATTGGGATTTGTGATATTTTTTAGTAACGTTATCGGCTTGGTGCCGGGCTTTGAGTCGCCGAGCGCGAGTCTAAATTTAACCCTTTCGCTTACGCTTTGCGTTTGGTTGTATTACCATTTTGAGGGTGTTCGCGAGCACGGCGTGATCAACTACCTAAAGCACTTTATGGGCCCGGTGAAAATCCTAGCGCCGTTTATGTTCGTCATAGAGATCGTCTCGCATTTTTCGCGCGTCGTATCGCTTTCTTTCCGACTTTTCGGAAACATCAAAGGCGACGATACCTTCCTGCTCGTTATGCTTACTCTCGCTCCTGCGCTAGTGCCGATGGTGCCGTTTGCGCTGCTTACTTTTATGGCGATTTTGCAGACTTTTATTTTCATGGTTTTAAGCTACGTTTATCTAGCGGGCGCCGTGATCGTCGATGAGCATTAA
- the dnaK gene encoding molecular chaperone DnaK codes for MAKVIGIDLGTTNSCVSIFERGESKIIPNKEGKNTTPSVVAFTDKGEVLVGDSAKRQAVTNPEKTIYSIKRIMGLMMNEKNAQEAKKRLPYKIIDRNGACAVEIAGKVYTPQEISAKVLIKLKEDAEAFLGEPVVDAVITVPAYFNDSQRKATKEAGTIAGLNVLRIINEPTAAALAYGLDKKESEKIVVYDLGGGTFDVTVLETGDSVVEVLATGGNAFLGGDDFDNKLIDFLTSEFQSETGIDLRGDVMAMQRLKEAAENAKKELSSAMETTVNLPFITADATGPKHLMKTITRAKFESMIDSLVDETISTLKKVVSDAGLSMNDIKEVVMVGGSTRVPLVQEEVKKAFGKELNKSVNPDEVVAIGAAIQGAVIKGDVKDVLLLDVTPLSLGIETLGGVMTKIIEKGTTIPTKKSQTFSTAEDNQSAVTINVLQGEREFAKDNKSLGNFNLEGIMPAPRGVPQIEVEFNIDANGILTVSAKDKATGKATDIRITGSSGLSDAEIDKMVKDAELHKEEDNKRKETVEARNQADSIAHQTEKSLSEMGEKVPGDLRAKIEGALNDLKAVLKDKNASKEAINSKVEALSKVAEDLYKAASANQGGSQSSSSNGGKKDDDVIDAEVE; via the coding sequence ATGGCAAAAGTCATAGGCATCGACCTAGGAACAACAAACTCGTGCGTAAGCATATTCGAGCGTGGCGAGAGCAAGATCATACCGAATAAAGAGGGTAAAAACACCACTCCGTCGGTAGTCGCTTTCACCGACAAAGGCGAGGTTTTAGTAGGCGACAGCGCCAAGCGCCAAGCAGTCACTAACCCGGAAAAGACGATCTACTCGATCAAGCGCATCATGGGTCTTATGATGAATGAAAAAAATGCGCAGGAGGCCAAAAAGCGCCTACCGTATAAGATTATCGACCGAAATGGCGCGTGCGCGGTAGAGATCGCGGGCAAGGTTTATACGCCGCAAGAAATTTCAGCCAAGGTGCTAATCAAGCTAAAAGAGGATGCTGAGGCGTTTCTGGGCGAGCCGGTTGTCGATGCGGTCATCACCGTGCCTGCGTATTTCAACGACAGCCAAAGAAAGGCGACGAAAGAAGCAGGAACAATCGCAGGCTTAAACGTGCTTCGTATCATCAATGAACCTACCGCAGCAGCGCTTGCGTATGGACTGGATAAAAAAGAATCCGAAAAGATCGTCGTTTACGATCTGGGCGGCGGTACATTCGACGTAACCGTGCTAGAAACCGGCGATAGCGTCGTAGAAGTTTTAGCTACCGGCGGTAATGCATTTTTGGGCGGCGATGATTTCGATAACAAGCTGATCGACTTTTTAACCTCGGAATTTCAATCTGAAACAGGCATCGACTTGCGTGGCGATGTCATGGCTATGCAGCGTCTAAAAGAGGCTGCGGAAAACGCCAAAAAAGAGCTAAGCAGCGCGATGGAAACTACGGTAAATTTACCTTTCATTACCGCTGATGCCACAGGTCCTAAACACCTGATGAAAACCATCACTAGAGCTAAATTTGAAAGTATGATCGATTCTTTGGTAGATGAGACCATAAGCACTCTCAAAAAGGTAGTAAGCGATGCGGGTCTTAGCATGAACGACATAAAAGAGGTCGTCATGGTTGGCGGCTCGACGCGCGTGCCACTCGTGCAAGAGGAGGTCAAAAAGGCTTTCGGCAAGGAGCTAAATAAGAGCGTAAACCCTGATGAAGTCGTAGCGATCGGCGCTGCAATCCAAGGCGCGGTCATCAAAGGCGACGTAAAAGATGTGCTACTACTCGACGTGACTCCGCTAAGCCTCGGCATCGAAACCCTGGGCGGCGTTATGACCAAGATCATCGAAAAGGGAACTACGATACCTACGAAAAAATCTCAAACCTTCTCGACAGCAGAGGATAATCAAAGCGCCGTTACGATCAACGTCTTGCAGGGCGAGCGCGAGTTCGCGAAGGACAACAAATCGCTAGGAAATTTCAATCTTGAAGGCATCATGCCAGCTCCTCGCGGCGTACCGCAGATCGAGGTGGAATTTAACATCGATGCGAACGGAATTTTAACCGTTTCGGCAAAAGACAAAGCCACCGGTAAAGCAACCGACATCCGCATCACTGGCTCAAGCGGCTTAAGCGACGCCGAGATCGATAAGATGGTCAAGGATGCCGAGCTTCACAAAGAGGAAGACAACAAGCGCAAAGAGACCGTCGAAGCGCGCAACCAAGCCGATAGCATCGCACATCAAACCGAAAAGAGCCTAAGCGAGATGGGCGAGAAGGTGCCGGGCGATCTACGCGCTAAGATCGAGGGCGCGCTAAATGATCTAAAAGCCGTGCTAAAGGATAAAAACGCGAGCAAGGAAGCGATAAACTCTAAAGTAGAAGCCCTAAGCAAGGTCGCCGAGGATCTATACAAGGCTGCCAGCGCAAATCAGGGCGGATCGCAAAGCTCCAGCTCAAACGGCGGCAAAAAAGACGACGACGTCATCGACGCCGAAGTCGAATAG
- the tupB gene encoding tungstate ABC transporter permease TupB, producing the protein MDFILEGILSAFGLLFSGDAETFSAIKATLYTSSISIFFAILIGFPIGFILGFYEFRARRTLRLLSDVALAMPTVAIGLILYAFISRNGPFGELGLLFTLKAVMLGQFVLALPIIVSLSASVIENMDKKHYLNIMNYRLSPLNLILCVLYELRYALLVVIATAYGRIVAEVGVAMMIGGNIKYFTRTITTAISLETNKGEFAMGIALALVLILIAFAVNLAIHALKRLDR; encoded by the coding sequence TTGGACTTTATTTTAGAAGGAATTTTAAGCGCATTCGGACTGCTTTTTAGCGGCGACGCGGAGACATTTTCGGCGATTAAAGCGACGCTTTATACTTCGAGCATCTCGATATTTTTTGCGATTTTAATCGGCTTTCCGATAGGATTTATCCTCGGATTTTACGAATTTCGCGCTCGCAGAACGCTTAGGCTTTTAAGCGACGTAGCGCTTGCGATGCCCACGGTGGCGATAGGACTGATCCTTTACGCTTTCATCTCCAGAAACGGCCCTTTTGGCGAGCTGGGGTTGCTTTTTACGCTCAAGGCCGTAATGCTCGGGCAGTTTGTGCTGGCGCTTCCCATCATCGTCTCGCTAAGCGCCAGCGTCATCGAAAATATGGATAAGAAGCACTATCTAAACATTATGAACTACCGCCTAAGCCCGCTAAATTTAATTCTTTGCGTGCTTTACGAGCTGCGCTACGCCCTGCTGGTCGTCATCGCCACCGCTTACGGGCGGATAGTCGCCGAGGTAGGCGTAGCGATGATGATCGGCGGCAATATCAAATATTTCACTCGCACGATCACCACGGCGATCTCACTTGAGACCAACAAGGGCGAGTTTGCGATGGGTATAGCGCTCGCGCTGGTGCTGATTTTAATAGCGTTTGCGGTAAATTTAGCCATCCACGCGCTAAAAAGACTAGATCGATGA
- the tupC gene encoding tungstate ABC transporter ATP-binding protein TupC, whose amino-acid sequence MNADKQTRPSKNFADKNRAERERENFMSKNSTDVNSAGENSTSKNFTSENSTSKNSPTENSISANSTGENSKSEKFTDKNSAAARSVPNSELISVRDLVLRYGRSEILNIPSLDLNTSGITALLGSNGSGKSTLLRILAFLQRPNGGSVELWGQQTPSLQTLRQICLLLPEPVLLKRSVEQNFKFALKSRGALAEFDERVDEALGLTGLDRSFLSKKHFELSSGQTQRIAFALALAQRAKLYLLDEPTNSLDLAASKLFARAILFMRSRYGCGFIIASHDEKWLSAIAQRSVFLHRGKICEFEYKNIFDVQNGVLKFSDEISLRLEEELARARKIAINPSKILLSQSPFERCFAGILHSVSLQYGSSLLIKIKAGDVLLKCVTAQDKRRWSAGERIYFGFENGAFLGLE is encoded by the coding sequence ATGAATGCAGATAAGCAAACGCGTCCGAGCAAGAATTTCGCGGACAAAAACCGGGCGGAGCGGGAGCGCGAAAATTTTATGAGCAAAAATTCCACAGACGTAAATTCTGCAGGCGAGAATTCTACGAGTAAAAATTTTACTTCAGAAAATTCTACGAGTAAAAATTCTCCGACCGAGAATTCCATTAGTGCAAATTCCACGGGTGAGAATTCCAAGAGCGAGAAATTTACGGATAAGAATTCCGCCGCCGCGCGATCTGTACCCAATAGCGAGCTGATCTCGGTACGAGATCTGGTGCTGCGCTACGGACGGAGCGAAATTTTAAATATCCCCAGCCTCGATCTAAATACGAGCGGCATCACGGCGCTTTTGGGCTCCAACGGCAGCGGCAAATCCACGCTGCTGCGGATTTTGGCTTTTTTGCAGCGTCCGAACGGCGGCAGCGTGGAGCTTTGGGGGCAGCAGACGCCCTCTTTGCAGACGTTGCGGCAGATCTGCCTACTGCTGCCCGAGCCCGTGCTTTTAAAACGCAGCGTGGAGCAAAATTTTAAATTTGCGCTCAAAAGCCGCGGTGCGCTTGCGGAATTTGACGAGCGAGTGGATGAAGCGCTCGGCCTAACGGGGCTTGATAGAAGTTTTTTATCAAAGAAGCATTTCGAGCTTAGCTCGGGGCAGACGCAGCGCATCGCGTTTGCGCTTGCTCTGGCGCAGCGCGCGAAGCTCTATCTGCTCGACGAGCCGACCAACAGCCTCGATCTTGCCGCCTCCAAGCTCTTTGCGCGCGCGATTTTATTTATGCGGAGTCGCTACGGCTGCGGCTTTATCATCGCCAGCCACGATGAGAAATGGCTCAGCGCAATCGCGCAAAGAAGCGTATTTCTGCATCGCGGCAAGATATGCGAGTTTGAATACAAAAATATCTTTGACGTGCAAAACGGAGTTTTAAAATTTTCGGATGAAATTTCGCTGCGCCTTGAAGAGGAGCTCGCACGCGCCCGCAAAATCGCGATAAATCCGAGTAAAATTTTATTATCCCAAAGCCCGTTTGAGCGCTGCTTTGCGGGGATTTTGCACTCGGTTTCGCTTCAGTACGGCTCCTCGCTGCTCATCAAGATCAAGGCGGGCGACGTGCTACTAAAATGCGTCACGGCACAGGATAAGCGGCGCTGGAGCGCGGGCGAGAGGATCTATTTCGGATTTGAAAACGGCGCGTTTTTAGGGCTGGAGTAA
- a CDS encoding HrcA family transcriptional regulator has product MKTNKRDMILESIISAYLDSNTPIGSSELGERMGVAMSASSIRIYFKRLSDEGALTQLHVSGGRIPTVATMQDYWRARLSFDDELKIDDARELEAVLEDFEIYCMIFNAENEALSEVINHDDRFIILTFRTDEIILKYDFRVFKFLSNLIGISLGDLELASIQIGLRELSTKIKELKNSKIEFLCNEVVAYKIFKDERFKILLNPSIAVNFTKNLIFAPYFEHGFMGIKRPVKFEGEDATMICAGSVYENYEKFFNYAKGVA; this is encoded by the coding sequence GTGAAAACGAATAAACGTGATATGATCCTGGAATCCATCATTTCCGCCTATCTCGATAGCAATACCCCGATCGGATCTTCAGAGCTGGGTGAGCGTATGGGCGTAGCGATGTCCGCGTCTAGCATTCGAATTTATTTTAAGCGCTTAAGCGACGAGGGGGCTTTGACGCAGCTTCATGTAAGTGGTGGTAGAATTCCGACGGTTGCGACGATGCAGGATTACTGGCGCGCTAGACTTAGCTTCGACGATGAGTTAAAAATAGACGATGCTCGCGAGCTAGAAGCGGTGCTTGAGGATTTTGAAATTTACTGTATGATTTTCAACGCCGAAAACGAAGCCCTAAGCGAGGTCATCAATCATGATGATCGTTTCATAATCCTTACATTTAGAACGGACGAGATTATCTTAAAATACGATTTTAGAGTTTTTAAATTCCTATCAAATTTAATAGGAATTTCACTCGGAGATTTGGAGCTAGCTTCGATACAGATCGGTCTGCGCGAGCTTAGCACCAAAATTAAAGAGCTAAAAAATTCTAAAATCGAATTTCTTTGTAACGAGGTCGTAGCATATAAAATTTTCAAAGACGAGCGGTTTAAAATTTTACTCAACCCCTCGATCGCCGTAAATTTTACTAAAAATTTGATCTTCGCGCCCTACTTCGAGCACGGATTTATGGGGATCAAACGCCCCGTAAAATTCGAAGGCGAGGACGCTACGATGATCTGCGCAGGCAGCGTTTACGAGAATTACGAGAAATTTTTTAACTACGCTAAAGGAGTAGCATGA
- the gatB gene encoding Asp-tRNA(Asn)/Glu-tRNA(Gln) amidotransferase subunit GatB, whose product MFETVIGLEVHCQLNTKTKIFCSCPTSFGDEANSHVCPTCLALPGALPVLNEEAVKKAISFGTAVNATINRKSVFDRKNYFYPDLPKAYQISQWTIPIVEHGELFIASDGQSKRIGITRAHLEEDAGKNNHESSRSLVDLNRAGTPLLEIVSEPDMRSADEAVAYLKKLHSILRFLNISDANMQEGSFRCDVNVSIRPQGEQKLYTRVEIKNLNSFKFIQKAIEFEIERQIEAWQDGKYEQEVVQETRLFDTAKFITKPMRSKEDSAEYRYFPDPDLLTVIVDDEMLAAAQQIPELPDQKKARYVRELGVKEKDAEIIISTYENARFFEDLIAAGHEPKLCVSWLTVELAGRLKNGVTIEDSPVGSAKMNELLGAIEGGAVSQKAAKEVLDYLMEHDEAVSSVIDKLGLRQVSDDGAILEIIARVMSANEDKVADYRGGKDKLFGFFVGQVMKEGKGAFNPAKVNELLKQKLG is encoded by the coding sequence ATGTTTGAAACTGTGATCGGCCTGGAGGTACACTGCCAGCTAAATACCAAAACAAAAATTTTCTGCTCCTGCCCCACGAGCTTCGGCGATGAGGCGAATTCGCACGTATGCCCGACCTGCTTGGCGCTTCCGGGCGCTCTTCCTGTGCTAAACGAGGAAGCGGTTAAAAAAGCTATCAGCTTCGGCACCGCCGTCAATGCGACGATCAATCGCAAGTCGGTATTCGACCGCAAAAACTACTTCTATCCCGACCTCCCCAAGGCGTATCAAATTTCGCAGTGGACGATCCCGATCGTCGAGCACGGCGAGCTTTTTATAGCCTCGGACGGACAGAGCAAGCGCATCGGTATCACGCGTGCGCACCTAGAGGAGGACGCGGGCAAGAATAACCACGAAAGCTCGCGCAGCCTAGTCGATCTAAACCGCGCCGGCACGCCGCTTTTGGAGATCGTAAGCGAGCCTGATATGCGCTCTGCCGATGAAGCGGTCGCGTATCTAAAAAAACTCCACAGCATTTTGCGCTTTTTAAATATTAGCGACGCAAATATGCAGGAAGGCTCGTTTCGCTGCGACGTAAATGTCAGCATCCGTCCGCAAGGCGAGCAAAAGCTCTACACGCGCGTTGAGATTAAAAATTTAAACTCCTTTAAATTTATCCAAAAAGCGATCGAGTTTGAGATCGAGCGTCAGATCGAAGCGTGGCAGGACGGCAAATATGAGCAAGAGGTCGTGCAAGAAACCCGCCTTTTCGACACTGCTAAGTTTATCACCAAGCCGATGCGCAGCAAAGAAGACAGCGCCGAGTACCGCTACTTCCCCGATCCGGACCTGCTAACCGTGATCGTAGATGACGAGATGCTGGCTGCTGCGCAGCAGATCCCCGAGCTACCCGATCAGAAAAAAGCACGCTACGTCCGCGAGCTGGGCGTTAAAGAGAAGGATGCCGAGATCATAATCTCGACCTACGAAAACGCGCGATTTTTCGAGGATCTGATCGCGGCGGGGCACGAGCCGAAACTCTGCGTCAGCTGGCTTACCGTCGAGCTTGCGGGCAGGCTCAAAAACGGCGTTACGATCGAGGATTCGCCCGTAGGTAGCGCGAAGATGAACGAGCTTTTAGGCGCGATCGAAGGCGGCGCAGTGTCGCAAAAGGCCGCCAAAGAGGTGCTTGATTATCTAATGGAGCACGACGAGGCCGTAAGCTCGGTCATCGACAAGCTAGGCTTGAGGCAGGTAAGCGACGACGGCGCAATTTTGGAGATCATAGCGCGCGTGATGAGCGCAAACGAGGACAAAGTCGCAGACTATCGCGGCGGCAAGGACAAGCTATTCGGCTTCTTCGTAGGCCAAGTGATGAAAGAGGGCAAGGGCGCGTTTAACCCCGCGAAGGTGAACGAGCTTCTTAAACAGAAGCTAGGCTGA
- a CDS encoding NAD(P)H-dependent glycerol-3-phosphate dehydrogenase, producing the protein MMKIAVIGAGKWGSALFDALSAKNECVITSRTPRQIPHFVSVSEALECEALVFALAAQQTAQWLDQNFTYKNQKILVASKGIDAASGRFLNEIFEAYVARGNLAYLSGPSFATEVMQKLPCALVVSSCNENLAELFASVFPAYIKTYTSGDIIGAEVCGAYKNVIAIASGVCDGLELGNNARASLIARGIVEIARFGKFFGARDETFLGLSGVGDLFLTASSALSRNYRVGLGLARGKGLEEILRELGEVAEGVATTEAVVNIATKHKIYAPIATEVAQILRGKDVRASLKDLLRKK; encoded by the coding sequence ATAATGAAAATCGCGGTTATAGGCGCTGGCAAATGGGGTAGCGCGCTTTTTGACGCGCTTAGTGCGAAAAACGAATGCGTCATCACTTCGCGCACGCCAAGGCAAATTCCGCATTTTGTAAGCGTGAGCGAGGCATTGGAGTGCGAAGCGCTCGTTTTCGCGCTCGCAGCGCAGCAAACCGCGCAGTGGCTGGATCAAAATTTCACCTACAAAAATCAAAAAATTCTAGTCGCTTCTAAGGGCATCGACGCGGCAAGCGGCAGGTTTTTGAACGAAATTTTTGAAGCGTATGTCGCGCGCGGCAATCTCGCTTATCTATCAGGTCCGTCGTTTGCCACCGAAGTTATGCAGAAGCTGCCTTGTGCGCTCGTCGTAAGCTCGTGTAACGAAAATCTAGCCGAACTTTTCGCAAGCGTCTTCCCTGCCTACATCAAGACCTATACGAGTGGCGATATCATCGGCGCAGAGGTATGCGGCGCGTATAAAAATGTCATCGCCATAGCTAGCGGTGTTTGCGATGGACTTGAGCTCGGAAATAACGCTAGAGCGAGCTTGATCGCGCGCGGCATCGTAGAGATCGCGCGCTTCGGCAAGTTTTTCGGCGCGCGAGACGAGACTTTTTTGGGCTTAAGCGGTGTGGGCGATCTGTTTTTGACCGCCTCGAGCGCACTATCGCGAAACTATCGCGTGGGACTAGGGCTTGCGCGCGGCAAAGGGCTCGAAGAAATTCTGCGCGAGTTGGGCGAGGTCGCCGAGGGTGTGGCTACAACCGAAGCGGTCGTAAATATCGCGACAAAGCACAAGATCTACGCTCCGATCGCTACCGAGGTCGCGCAAATTCTGCGTGGCAAGGACGTAAGAGCGAGTCTAAAAGACCTGCTTCGCAAAAAATGA
- the tupA gene encoding tungstate ABC transporter substrate-binding protein TupA, whose protein sequence is MKKIFFVSLALSASLFAADNDLVMATTTSTDNTGLLDAIYPAYKAETGVDVKWTAVGTGAALKLGENCDADILFVHSPKVEKEFVEKGFGVDRTPVMYNDFILIADKSIAPKFKGKDLKGSFELIKAEKIKFFSRGDKSGTDNKEKGIWKKVDGAVPENEAWYNQTGQGMIATINAAAEQKGVTFTDRGTYIKYEDNKKGNPDMVIINEGDNDLKNFYSVIAVNPKHCPKADYENAQRFIKWITSEKGQKFVGDFKLLNKPLFTPDANTRKN, encoded by the coding sequence ATGAAAAAAATATTTTTTGTTTCGCTCGCTCTTAGTGCGAGCCTTTTTGCCGCCGATAACGATTTGGTGATGGCAACTACAACGAGCACCGATAATACGGGCTTGCTAGACGCTATCTATCCTGCGTATAAGGCGGAAACCGGCGTCGATGTCAAATGGACGGCGGTAGGTACGGGTGCTGCTTTAAAGCTTGGCGAAAACTGCGATGCGGACATACTTTTCGTGCATTCGCCGAAGGTCGAGAAAGAATTTGTAGAAAAAGGCTTCGGCGTTGATCGCACGCCCGTTATGTATAATGATTTTATCCTCATCGCCGATAAATCCATCGCGCCTAAATTTAAAGGCAAGGACCTTAAAGGTTCATTCGAGCTAATCAAGGCGGAGAAGATTAAATTTTTCTCTCGCGGCGACAAATCTGGCACCGATAACAAAGAGAAAGGAATTTGGAAAAAGGTCGATGGCGCCGTGCCTGAAAACGAGGCGTGGTATAACCAAACCGGTCAAGGTATGATCGCCACGATCAACGCAGCCGCCGAGCAAAAGGGCGTGACCTTCACCGATCGCGGCACCTACATCAAATACGAGGATAATAAAAAGGGAAATCCGGATATGGTCATCATCAACGAAGGCGATAACGATCTGAAGAATTTTTACTCCGTAATCGCGGTCAATCCGAAGCACTGCCCAAAAGCCGACTACGAAAACGCGCAGCGCTTCATCAAATGGATCACTAGCGAGAAGGGGCAGAAGTTCGTAGGCGATTTCAAGCTGCTAAATAAGCCGCTTTTCACTCCTGATGCGAATACTCGCAAGAATTAG
- a CDS encoding aminotransferase class V-fold PLP-dependent enzyme yields MLSLDEIRKNIILKQGVHYFDFAASGLAYEPVEREIADVLKTYANTHSDSSSSAIITQRRYEGARESLKKLLGLDERFCLIACGQGATAAIKKFQELLGIYLPPATRGAIGEANLRAAQLPLVLVSPYEHHSNELSFREGLCDYLRVPLSESGEIDLLALERILKLNAGRRIIGSFSAASNVTGVVSDYKKISELIRAAGGIVAFDCAALSSHANLDCDYFDAIFLSPHKLLGGPASCGLLAIKKELLNSDVPTFAAGGTVAYASREGHVFLKNPEQLEEGGTPPIIGLVRANLAYALRNEVGFERIKSIEDELARLFESELAGIDEIINYAPKGAPRLPIFSFNVRGVSAYDFAASLSNDFGIQTRAGVMCAGPYAHDLLGIKEGRMPEAKPGFVRVSLHYTHTEQDVLYLVGAIKSCIKNHRELWGEEKAMYEMFGGKI; encoded by the coding sequence ATGCTAAGCTTAGACGAAATTCGAAAAAATATCATCCTAAAACAAGGCGTGCACTATTTTGATTTCGCGGCTTCGGGGCTTGCTTATGAGCCCGTAGAGCGCGAGATAGCGGACGTCCTCAAAACCTACGCCAACACCCACTCCGACAGTAGCTCTAGCGCCATCATCACGCAGCGGCGCTACGAGGGCGCGCGAGAGAGCCTGAAAAAGCTGCTGGGGCTTGACGAGCGGTTTTGTCTCATCGCCTGCGGGCAGGGCGCGACGGCCGCGATCAAGAAATTTCAGGAGCTGCTCGGCATCTACCTGCCGCCTGCGACCAGAGGCGCGATCGGCGAGGCAAATTTACGCGCCGCGCAGCTTCCGCTCGTACTCGTTTCGCCCTACGAACACCACTCAAACGAGCTTAGCTTTCGCGAGGGGCTTTGCGACTACCTGCGCGTGCCGCTTAGCGAGTCCGGCGAGATCGATCTGCTTGCACTCGAGCGCATACTGAAGCTAAACGCCGGACGCCGTATCATCGGCTCGTTTAGCGCCGCCTCAAACGTCACGGGCGTCGTCAGCGACTACAAAAAAATCAGCGAGCTAATCAGAGCCGCGGGCGGCATCGTCGCCTTTGACTGCGCGGCGCTGAGCTCGCACGCAAATTTAGACTGCGATTACTTCGACGCGATTTTCCTATCGCCGCATAAGCTATTAGGAGGACCTGCTAGCTGCGGGCTTTTGGCGATCAAAAAGGAGCTTCTAAATAGCGATGTGCCGACATTTGCCGCGGGTGGGACGGTCGCCTACGCCAGCCGCGAAGGGCACGTGTTTTTGAAAAATCCTGAGCAGCTAGAGGAAGGCGGTACGCCGCCTATCATCGGGCTTGTGCGGGCAAATTTGGCCTACGCGCTGCGAAACGAGGTGGGTTTTGAGAGGATAAAAAGCATCGAGGACGAGCTAGCGCGGCTTTTTGAGAGCGAGCTAGCAGGCATTGACGAGATCATAAACTACGCTCCAAAGGGCGCGCCGCGGCTGCCGATTTTTTCCTTTAACGTGCGCGGCGTTTCGGCGTATGATTTTGCCGCAAGCCTTAGCAACGACTTCGGCATCCAGACGCGCGCGGGCGTGATGTGCGCAGGCCCGTACGCTCACGATCTGCTGGGTATCAAGGAGGGTCGCATGCCAGAAGCCAAGCCCGGCTTCGTGCGCGTGAGCCTGCACTATACGCACACCGAGCAAGACGTGCTATATCTAGTTGGCGCGATAAAATCCTGCATCAAAAATCACCGCGAGCTTTGGGGCGAGGAAAAGGCGATGTATGAGATGTTTGGCGGGAAGATTTAA
- the grpE gene encoding nucleotide exchange factor GrpE, producing MSHKFKEHGDKNAACDSEEKEVCKQCASEASEPQEAQTCDDTDAQIQKLQNELSEITDKFYRANADFENLKKRLEKEKDSAVAYASESFAKDLLPIIDALEEAAKIDVEGNELADKIEVGVKQCLSLFTKTFEKYGIVPIATDAGFDPSVHNAISMIEAEGANSGDIVQVYQKGYMYKQRVLRAAMVVVAK from the coding sequence ATGAGCCATAAATTTAAAGAGCACGGCGATAAAAATGCAGCGTGCGATAGTGAAGAAAAAGAGGTTTGCAAGCAGTGCGCGTCAGAGGCGAGCGAGCCACAAGAGGCGCAGACATGCGACGATACTGACGCGCAGATACAAAAGCTTCAAAACGAGCTGAGTGAGATCACTGATAAATTTTACCGCGCCAATGCGGATTTTGAAAATCTCAAAAAACGTTTGGAAAAAGAAAAAGATAGCGCTGTTGCTTACGCTAGCGAGAGCTTTGCTAAGGATCTGCTGCCGATAATCGATGCGCTTGAGGAGGCCGCCAAAATTGATGTGGAAGGTAATGAGCTTGCAGATAAAATTGAAGTAGGCGTAAAACAATGTCTAAGCCTTTTTACAAAGACTTTTGAAAAATACGGTATCGTTCCGATAGCGACGGATGCGGGATTTGATCCTAGCGTGCATAACGCGATCTCGATGATCGAGGCGGAGGGTGCAAACTCGGGCGATATCGTTCAAGTATATCAAAAAGGCTATATGTATAAGCAGCGCGTTTTACGCGCTGCTATGGTAGTAGTGGCGAAATAA